The DNA segment TTGGGTCATACAGATCAATGTTTTCCCCTGCTCCATAGTTGGCACTTCATCTGCCCCCcatcacccatacacacacacaccctgagcaAAGTGACCATAGAAAGCAGAGCTAAGAGGTGGCAAAATGGCCACTTGACCAGGAGATGCTTACCTGACCTTACCTTAACTAGGAAATTCAGGCCTGAACACTGAGAGAACCCTGTGCTGTTTCTTCCCGGGCAGTGTCCTTATGGTGTTTCATCTTGAAGAACAGAGACTGGGGAAAGGAGTCAGGAGGGAACACAGATGAGAAAGACAGGATGGGGATGGCTGGGGGCAGTGTGTAACTGTAAATGTTTAACACTGGGGAAGGACATGAAGAAATAGCCAATAGACCCCAGACAAAGCCTGGCACCTGCAGCTCAGCACCAGTAACAGGATGGTAACACTGCCATCTGCTGTTAGATGTGAGGCTTGGTTCTAGTGTCGTCATCTGTGTCCTTCCTCTGTGTGTTCCACCCCTACCCACCTTTCACTGAAACCTTCAGCTCCTGGCCCTTCTGTACAGTGGTGCATTGTTTGCCTAGTCCCTAAGTGTGTCCTCCCTAGATGACAGAGCACCAGATAGAGTTCAAATAGTAAGCAAATAGCCTACTGTATTGTTTAGGAAACTGTGAGCGTGCTCAATACTGATGCTTTATGTTTGAGCTGGTACCTGCCCAGCAAGCAGCCTACACCCTCAGAGCACTTGCAGATGGTTTCTGTGTTTGCTTTCCAAGCCACCGTGGGTCGCTGTCCACCTGACTAAACCGCCTGCCTCTGGGGAGCAGAGCCTCTCAGATGGCGAGGCACATTCTGCGGAGTCCTCACATTCCCACTGTGGGCACAGGAGCCACATCCTGTCCTCCTGAACTGACATCTCACCTAGCTTTGTCCCAGGACAGGCACTCCAGAGCACCAGCTGGCTCATCACTGAGGCCAGGGTGATTATTATTACCTAAGGCGAGCCCAACCTTGAATTTGACCTTCCTGCAACAACTCCCAGTGCGGGGCAACAGACTGGCAGGCAGCACAGGAGACAGCCAGAGGCCAGTATATTGCACCGGCTAGGAAATCCCCTCCCCACTAAGTGCTGTTGCCTATCCCAAGATTTTTAAAGTCATGCAGGTCTAGTCTTACAGCCTCCCTCAGATGTGCTTTTCCCTGGCTTTTTCCAGGCTTGTAAAAGGCTGAGTAGCCTCATGCCAAGGCTAGGTATCCTGGCTGCCTTCCCTTAAGTGTGCTTTCCCCTCACCCATCTTCTACCAAGCTACCTATGGCATTAGCCTACAGCAAGCACAGGTTAACTAGTCCTGAGCCTGCTGGTTCAGAAACTGACTTCTGTCCCCGTCCCAGGACATGAGTTTGGAGAGTGACTCCCGAGTGCCAAGAGTCAGCTTGCAGGGCACTGAGCTGCTCAAGACACTGCTTGTGACAGAGTTATGTTCTATTTGACTTTGGGAATTGATGTCCAgcctcctccagccccaccccttgGCTCTTCCTCTGGGGTAAGTGAAGGCCTAATTAAGGAACACGTGGTTTTCTAGGACAACTGTGAGGTCTGGCCTCCCTAGGGAAAGGATCTCCTGCAGCTTTGGAGTCCTGTGCTAGGCTTGATTGAGCATCTCCGAAAAGTAAGGGGGATTCCTCAGTAGAGGGTGAGTGAGCAGCCATGTATACACACCAGTAGCCACCTGGAGTCACTGTCACCTTTGTGGATCAACAGGCCACAGCCTCCCTATctacaaaagattttttttggtaGATTTTAGAGTGCTGGCAGTGGGGGTTGGGGAGCTTAAGATGTTACCCTATCCCTCCCCGCTGCCCTTCattggaggattctaggcagccCCTCTACCCCTAGCTCCTCACTGGGGAATTTCAGGCAGAGGTTCTATCAGTTTTACTCCCAACTCCTCATCTATAAAGCAGCCCTGGCCGTCTCCCGTTCAGACAGATTAGACAGACAGTTCAGACAGACAGTAAGGCAGGTCTGGCGTGGGATGCTGCCACTGTGCCCTGTTTGTGGTATATGTCTCACTCCTCCACACAGGCCGTTCACCCAGTGTGCACTCTGCCAAGAGGTCTTCTAGGAAACCAGCTAACAGCAAGCCCTACAGAAGGTGCCCCCTTAGCGCTTTGCATGTGCCCCGCAGTGACCATACCGCCCAAAAGCCAGGAcctgctccaaagccacagaggctGTCCTTCTTCACTTGGCATTGTTTTGTAGCCTTTATTCCACCCattcattctcattttctttctttctttctttttcttttttttttttttttttggtttttcgagacagggtttctctgtggctttggagcctgtcctggaactagctctgtagaccaggctggtctcgaactcacagagatctgcttgcctctgcctcctgagtgctgggattaaaggcgtgcgccaccatctcccggcttcgtttttttttttatttgaggcaGTTCCCCATTCTAGTGCTGGGGTGATAGGTGTGTCTTGCGGCACCTGTTTTTATGTGGCGCTGGGATGGGAAACCATGGCTTCCCaactgctaggcaagcactctaccagctgagatGCAGCCGAAGCCCTAGTGTTAGTCTCTTTGATTtcaaaagacagggtttctctgtgtagccttggctgtcctggaactggctttgtagaccaggctgacctcgaactcagagattcacctgcctctgcctcctcagtgctgggattaaaggcgtgtgtcaccactgcgtGGCTAATTTTACTCTCTTTATAGTCTTGCATATTGCTTACTAgggtgtttttatttgtatttatttgtttatttattttggtttttcgagacagggtttctctgtagcttcgaagcctgtcttggaacctgctctgtaaatttatttatttatttttaatttttaggtgcattgatgttttgtctgcatatatgtctgtgttagggtgttggatcccctgcaactagagttacagacagttgttagtggccatgtgggtgctggggattgagcctgggtcctctggaagagcagtcagtgctcttaaccgctgagccttctctccagcccctggaacttgctctgcctcccgagtgctgggattaaaggtgtgcaccaccaccgcctggctcagaaatagctttctttcacttgttttgtttttctgtttttgaggtCTCATTGTGTATCACTGGCTTGTCTGGagcttatgatcctcctgcctcatccacTGGAGTGCATCAGAAGTAACTTTTGGGCTGTTGTGACTCCTCCTGGGCTACTCATGAGCTGAGGAAAGAGGCTGGGCCCTGAGAGGGAGTGCTGGTGTCCCAGGATGTCAAACAGATAGGTGCCCAGGCTAGGTACCACAGACCTGCAGGGTAGATGATGTCACCACCACATGGGGCTGGTGGTGTCGTTGGAGTTGGTAAAACCGGCTGAGTTTTCAGGATACTCCTGGCTTTATAAGCAGCTTAACTTTCTAATTCATCAACTATGTCAGTAAAGCTCTGTACTCAGGCCGGACTCGGGGTTCAGAGTCCTCATCAGGTTTCTGATCTATCCCTGCCTCCTGACCCTGTATCCTATCCATGCCTCCATCtatccatgcatgcatccatccatccatccatccatccatccatccatccatccatcatctgtcattctgtcatttctctggggatagaacccaggaccttacaCATGAAAAGctaccccctttttttttttcctttctatttttggtttttcaagacagtttctccatgtagctctggctgtcctgctggaactgctgtgtagactaggctggcctcaattcaGAGAGCTACCtggctttgcttcctgagtgctgggattaaaagtgtgtgccaccatgccaggctattttttatttttaggaaacaAGGTTTCACatttcccaggctgaccttgaactcctgaggcCAAGGTGAGAGGTGTGCACAGTCGCGCCTGAACTTGAGACCtgttttatataaacatacatttccTTTCCTGGCAGTGCTATTGGTAAAACAGTCTCGTGCACTAGGCAAGGACACATCTGTGTCATTGCCCCTTTATCGTATATGTCATGTTTCCCACAGTTCCACTGGGAGGTGAGTTTTGAGGGTCAGTGCCCCAAAGTCCGCAAGCACCTTTGATAAGTGATGTGTCTGCTCAGAGCCTGCACATCCTCATCCTCCTGGggactttgtttgttttaagtttttgttgttgcatttgtttatatggggttgtgtgtgtgagcacatacaCACTTGTGTCACAGTGCACActtggaggtcaggggacagctcattggctctttccttccaccatataAGTTCTGGGGCTCCACGCACAGAAgagttctctcctttccccaccatCTAATTCACTCGTCTTAAAGTGGGGGGAGTCCTGGAGACACCTGGATCATCGGTGTCCTTCCACCTTCCAGCTGTCATCCCTTCCCTAGCCTGTGGTTCCCCTTTCTGAATACCTCGGGTACTGACGCAAGCTCACATTTATGTTTCCTGTCCCAACCTCAGTCcttggtttgtttgatttttttctttcttcccttccttaaaTTACTAGGGTTGGGAACTAGTGCCTCCTACAGGCCAGACAGAGCTCTATTGCTGATCCATGCCCCCAACCCTCCTGCccgtattatttttatttttgtgtttatatttgtgtcAGTATGTGTGAGTACCTGTCGAGGCCACAGAGCTAGAGTCCAGGTAGTTGTGAGTGAGCTGCCTGACAGAGACTCTGTCGCCGGGATAAACGTCACGACTGAGAGCTCCTTGGGGGAGGACAGTTAGAATTCAGTGaggggaggcaggagctaatgcagaggctgtggaggagtactgcatactggcttgctccccatggcctgcagcctcctttctcttttcttttcttttttccctgttttctttttctttttggtttgttcaaGGCAGGgtgtcactctgtagccctggctgtcctggaactcaccaaccagactggcctcaaattcacagagatccatttgcctctgcctcctgagtgcagagattaaaggcttTCTTACAGTACCCAGGACCTTTGCCCAGgagtagcaccacccacagtgggctgggccctctgtTTCTCCTGGATTGAGGCTAAACCACATTGAGGGCAGAGCTGGGGGCTTACAACTCCCAGTCAGTGCCACTGCTTTCCTGCAGCTGCTGCTCACCATCACACTGCTCTGTGCGCTGATTTCTCactgttttcattcatttatacttttatttgttGGTCCTGAGATGGCACCCCAGACTTCCTACTTACCAGGTTTACGAAAGCTGCACCCCATCCTTGTTGATTGGATGTCCCCCTCCACAATGGGGATTAAGCTCTGAGCCTCAAGTAGGCTAGGCTAGTgatacctgctgagctgtctgtcACAGCAGGggctccagcccctcactggtgGATTCTAGGCCAGTGTTCttccactgagccagctcccggctttcctttcctttttactgATGCCAAGCTGATCTTAAACTCGATGGCCTTGGAttcaggtcttcctgcctcagcctcccaaacggTAGGGTCGCCAAGTCTGCTGACAAGACCTCAAAGAACAATGGGGCACAGTGACATCTCTATCATCCCttcatctctgcttccccctGAGGTCTAGTGGCCTGAGAAGGCGGGACACAGGTGGCTGCACTGGTCTAGATCTTCAGGGGAGAGTGCAGGGAACAAGGCCTTCCTTCACACAATTTCTTTCTGCAGAGAGCAGGCAGCTGGTGTCAAAGAGAGCCCTTGGGTCTAGacttgtagtggtatttcatttgtgttttaataaataaagctcacctgaagatctgagagtgaaACAGCACCACCGACAGACCAGACaatggtaatacacacctttaatcccagtagccacactagacgtcatagaaactgggcggtgcatgcctttagtcccagccctagagaggattataaaatgggagtagacagctctcaggcacagtctcattctgagattcctgaaggcaggatcaccatttcagactgaggtcgaggtaagagccaataGTTGACTGCTTTGCTTCTTTGATCtataggttgaaccccaatttctctttctgagttttttttttaaatcttgctgCATAGACTCATGCTGGAAGACCACCCTGGATTGGTGGTGGGGCTGGTACTCAGTGGCTGTGGGTGTATGGATCCCCGATCTCTCTCCATTTCCTGCCATGCTGGTGATGGTCAGAAgattatcctttctttcttctccttgctgTGTGGCCTCAGCCAGCCTCTTATCCTCTCTTATCTGCTAGCACTGGTTCAGAAAAGCAGACTATTTGTGATGACCATGTACaagtgacagaaaagaaagatgttTGTTATGATGAAGCCATCGACCCAGGGCACAGCAGCTTCAGAATCTGATTAAAGCCAAGGGCAAGGGCATATTCTCCCTTTTGGGAGTGGAGCCAAGAGTCAAGTGCTGGCCTGGGTGAGCCTCAGAAGTCAACAGCCAAGCTGCCGCCATCCCCCTGAGTCCAGCTCACCTCACCCAGCACTTCTTGTTCCTCAGGGTTGAGTCTGCCGCTGTTCAGCCTGGGATGGGTACTGGTGTACAGGAAGGCTCGGTGCGCCTGCGTGAAGATGCTGAAGCTGTTCTGTCAGGGGCTGTCTCCTCAAAGGCAAGtactgcctcctccctccctgtgggacagtgattctcaaccttcctaatgctgcagccctttatatagttcctcatgttgtggttaccccaactgtaaaatttttattttttccttttctttttttcgagacagggtttctctgtagctttgcagcctgtcctggaactagctcttgtcgaccaggctggtctcgaactcacagagatccgcctgcctctgcctcccgagtgctgggattaaaggcgtgcgccaccaccgcccggccagcaagagtatttttattgctacttcatagctgtaattgtACTACTGTCATGAAACGTAAATATgtgttttttgatggtcttaggcgactcttgtgaaagggtcatttgaccacAGGTTGAGGACCGCTGCTGCAGGCTGGTCTCCGGGGTCCTCCCCAGGTCAGTGGAGCCATCCTCACTCCCTTGCATGGCACGAACCATTTCTATCTTTGCTCACAAGAAGATGCGTGCTGCCCAAGGTGTCATCAGAGCCTAGCTGATGCAGGAATCCAGCCAGGCCCAATGTTTGGCAAGAGGCCGAGGCCTCACTCCTAATTGTAGGAGGTCCTGGGTGGAGAGCAGGGGTGGCAGGCCTTGCTGCAGCTGAAGGAGACAGTCCGTCTGAAAGTGAAAGTGGGACTGGGCACTCTAGAGTctatctgtagtcccagcactcgggagtctaAGGCCAGAGAGTCGCAAGTGCCCAGCTCCAGCCACTCTTGTTCCCTGTGGACATCTGCCACCAGTGGAGGTCCTGCTGAACCCAAAACAGGCTTGCACAGTCCACAGGCCTCCCTAGGCCTAGCAGGCACAATACCAACAGTCCCAAAGTCCATGGGGTCAGTGACTGAGCTGGCAGTGCCTTGTAGTCCTCCTGACCTTTTCCTGAGTTACAGGAGGCACCTGGGGCTGCCAGTGGGACAAGAGGATGCATGTACCAGGGCCACTGGAAAGTCACTAGTGGGGTATTTAAGCACAGTCCTGAGGCTGGCTGACTGCCTGACAGAATGTAAAGCGTTCTGGAGAACCTCGGGACagttcctgccccccccccccaggcactGAAGTCACCACCGCCAGTGAACCCCCTCAGCCATCATTTACCACTGCCCCTGCCAGTAGACCACCAACGTCACCCCATGCTGGCCTCTGAACCCCCAGCATTGCCTGTTAGCCATTGCCTGGATGCTATTCTGCCCTTATGGCAGCCCCATGGAGGGCTAATTACTAGCTGGGCACGGTGtggctctacagagcaagtagggctacatagagaaaccctgtattggaaaaaaaatggCTTCAAAATGCCACGTTGTAATTATACAAACAAGGATGGGAATGGGAAGCACAAAGGTTTGTGAAAATCAGGAAGATGGAAGGACAGCTCAGGGAAACTTTCAGGGGTAACTGTCAGCCTCACCCCAAGAGGCTAACTGCACAAGGCCAAGCAGTACTTTAGATGACACTAAGGCTACGTGTGGAATGGAAGAGCGATGGACAGGAACAATAGTGCATATCTGTTGTCTCAGTGcttgggtggctgaggcagaggaCTGCAAGATTTAGGAAAGTCTAGGCTGCAGAGCAAGATCCCGTCTCAAAATGGGGGGAGATAAGCATGTGgggcaaacctttaatcccagagctcaggaggcagaagcaggaggatctctgtctaCTTaaagcaggttccaggccagccataaTTGCTTAGAgggtccctgtctcaaaataataaataaaaaggaagaggaaaaaaggcTGGGAGACAACTCAGTCAGTAAAGACATGTTTATAAAGTtgggagacctgagttcagaacccCAGGACCTGCAAGGAACTGTGATGCCACGTGTCTGTGAGCCCATGCTAAGACAGATCCCGGAGCTTGCTGCCCACCCAGTCCAGCTGAATCAGTAAGCCCCAGATCCACTGAGAAACAGAATAGTGCTGAGCTCTGGCCTCCATGCGTGCCCACAAACACTAAAGGATGTGTGCATCTCTGGGTCCTGGTCCTCCTGTGAGCATCCCCTCTAGCCTCTGTGAGGCCTTGACTACTTTGATTTCTGAGCCTGTGACCTGGTGCTCTGTTGTAGAGAGACCACAGACAAGTGCTCAGCTCTCTGCTGTCCGGAGCCCTGGCCGGTGCGCTTGCCAAGACAGCAGTAGCCCCTCTGGACCGAACCAAGATCATCTTCCAAGGTAAAGCCTGTGCATCTGCCCTTGTGCAATATGGAAGCGGCCAAGTggtcacctcctcttcctctccacagCCCAAGTAACTTATACTTAGTTTcatactgtagcccaggctggctttataTTTACATTGTAGTCTTGAACTTAcagcaattcttctgcctcagcttcctaagtgctggaatcacatgtgtttgctgccacacccagccccaGCCCGCGCCCCCATGTTCTTTAGAGGTACCCGGGCCACCACCTTCCTGCACCTTGAGTCTGTCACACCTACAAAGTCTGTGTTTCCAAACCTAGTCACCTTCCCAGGGACCTGGATGAGGCTATGGATGTAACTTTCAGGGACAGCCCAGAGCCCATGTCTCTCCCTGGGCACTAAACTGGGAGGGCCAGCCAGGTCTGGTCAAATGATGGAAGCCCTCAGCTGTTGGGAGAGGGGCCGCCACTGTTATTGTGCcttggtggtgctggtggttcCCTGGCTGGTCTACTGATGGAGGGTTGTGGCCGTGGCTCCAGACCCTGGCAGAGATTTCCCGCTGAGGGTAGGAGATATTCTCAGGCTTTACATGggggctgggtgggggtggcCAGTGGCCACAGTGGAGGCTCACCTCAGCCTTGGGGCTCTATACTTCTGGATCTTTCCCACAAGTCCTTCTGGCATACACAGCTCAGGGTCCTGCCCCATACGGTGAGTAAAGATGTGTAGTGTGGAATGAGGCAGGCCTGTGGGGGCGTGGACAACAGAGGGCAGACCAGGAGAGTCTTGGCTCTTGTTTTGAGAAGGCCCAGATTCAGGGCTGGCAGCATCCCCAGAGAAGTGAGACCCTCCCAAGTGTACATCTCCAACACGCAAACTTCACAGCTTCTGCCCAAGCCCCTAGCCATTCTTAGGCCCCCTGTGCTGTCTCCATTGCCGTTGCTGGGCCTATACGAAGTTCTCCCACCCTAGTGCACTTCCATTCGTCACCCATACCAGCGCCAAGGAAGGTCAGACCCCAGAGCCCCATTGTGGGGGCTGCAGACATAGAAGCCTGACGGTTAGATTTCATGGTCTCTTGTGCTTTTGTTTATTCCAGTGTCTTCAAAAAGATTCTCCGCCAAGGTGAGCTGCTATAGGGTTAGGTGGAGCAGGTGGTCTGGGAGGGCAGGTTTCCAAGGAGCCCAACATTCCCAGATCTCCTGGGGAGAGTAAAGACTGCTGTTGCCACCCTAACACACCTGTGGGTGTGACATCTTAGACAGCCCGTCCACTAGAACGTTTCTGAGAGCAGCACCGTCAGACCAACAGCCATTCAGTGTATGCCGGGCTCCCAGCCTTGCAACCCCCGTTTCTGTTGATCACCAGTGCCCAGCATTTGAGAGGGCCTGAAAGTGGGGTGCAGGGAGCCCAGACAATCACAGTTTAGGCTGATTCTAGCTGGGCAGGCCTGATGAGGGTCGCCACCACCCACTCTCTGCATTTGAGGGTGCCGCCTACAGAGTGTGCCCAGGGCTGGTGGTGGCCAAGAAGTGCTGACTCCCTGTCTTCTCCAGGAGGCCCTCCGGCTCCTCTACTTCACCTACCTCAATGAGGGCTTCCTCAGCCTATGGCGTGGGAACTCGGCCACCATGGTGCGAGTGATTCCATACGCTGCCATCCAGTTCAGCGCGCACGAGGAGTACAAGTGCATCCTGGGCCGTTACTATGGCTTCTGTGGAGAGTGAGGCCCCTGCCCACCAGGACTGCCCATCCTCACCGGGCCCCACCCATTGCCTCCCCAATTAGGCTCCCCAAGCTCTGACCCCTCACTAACCTTTCTATAGGACCACagccccctccctcttccttcaccCCACCCTCCATTCCTTCTCCTGTGCTATGTTCTCAACTCtcattccctctccctctgcccagaTCTGATTCCCATGCAGCCCCAGCCTTGGGGAAGACACTCtgcacaggggagggagggagagaagaggttGCATTTGACACTGCCTAAGTGAGCCCATGAGTTCAACCACTTGGAACCCTTCTGGGTTTTCTGTTCCTCGAAGACTGAGGTTTAGGCATTCCCTATCCCTGCCTAGGCCTCAACTTGTTCTGCTTGTCCGCAGAGCCCTGCCTCCATGGCCCCGCTTCCTGGCCGGTGCTCTGGCAGGAACTACGGCTGCTTCCCTCACCTACCCTCTGGACTTGGTTAGAGCAAGGATGGCTGTGACGCCCAAGGAAATGTGAGTCTTGTCATGGGGTCCATGCTGGTTGCTGTCACCAGTAGAGGTGTGTGTGGCGCTCACTGGGGATCCCTCCAATGAGTGAGATTCTGCAGAGTTCCAGAAAGCACCATTTGTTCTCAAACACACCTAAGGGTGacttgcacacacctttaatcccagcacttgggaggcagtggcaggcctATCTCTgcgtcaaggccagtctggacaacagagtgagttccaggacagacagtcgtggctacacagagaaatcctgtctcggaacaaacaaacaaacaaacaaaccaaccaggattgggcctggagaggtggctgagagtGAAGAATACTGTTTGCTGTTGCAGAGACCTGTGCTCAATACCCAGCACCTGTGTGgtgtcacaactgtctgtaactctagtttctaGAGattggacaccctcttctgtcttctttcagtatgtgcgcacatacacatacacacataatacgtAGACATACAtccagacaaaacacccatagacactaagagagacagagtcagcgagccaggtgtgtgtgtgtgtgtgtgtgtgtgtgtgtgtgtgtgtgtgttgccacatAAAATTTCAGCAGAAGCataggcagacagatctctgagtttgtgagtttgtggccagtctggtctacatagataactccaggctagccaggcctatatagtgaggccctgtctcaaaacaaaacagaaaaaccaaagctGGAGGGTTGAGCATCAAGGCAGAGATACGAGGATTTCTGTGATTTTAAAACCAGCCCGGTCTACTTAGCAGCTCAGGGACTAGGACACTTGCCTGGCATACGCACAGGGCATTAGTACCAGCCCTGTACCTGACAGAGCAGGTAGTGCCGTCTCCATGGAGTTCCCTCACTCTTTTGAACAGCAGGAGGGAATGGGGTACAGGCACTAAGCCCTGTAACATGATCCCGGCAGGTACAGCAACATCTTTCACGTCTTCATCCGCATCTCGAGAGAGGAAGGGCTGAAGACCCTCTACTTTGGGTTCACACCCACTGTGCTGGGCGTCATTCCCTATGCAGGACTCAGCTTCTTTACCTACGAGTCACTGAAGAGCCTGCACAGAGGTAAGGGAGGTGGAGTGAAG comes from the Microtus pennsylvanicus isolate mMicPen1 chromosome 9, mMicPen1.hap1, whole genome shotgun sequence genome and includes:
- the Slc25a42 gene encoding mitochondrial coenzyme A transporter SLC25A42 isoform X1, whose product is MGTGVQEGSVRLREDAEAVLSGAVSSKANHRQVLSSLLSGALAGALAKTAVAPLDRTKIIFQVSSKRFSAKEALRLLYFTYLNEGFLSLWRGNSATMVRVIPYAAIQFSAHEEYKCILGRYYGFCGEALPPWPRFLAGALAGTTAASLTYPLDLVRARMAVTPKEMYSNIFHVFIRISREEGLKTLYFGFTPTVLGVIPYAGLSFFTYESLKSLHREYSGRPQPYPFERMVFGACAGLIGQSASYPLDVVRRRMQTAGVTGHQHGSILKTLRSIVREEGAVRGLYKGLSMNWLKGPIAVGISFTTFDLMQILLRQLQS
- the Slc25a42 gene encoding mitochondrial coenzyme A transporter SLC25A42 isoform X2, giving the protein MGTGVQEGSVRLREDAEAVLSGAVSSKRDHRQVLSSLLSGALAGALAKTAVAPLDRTKIIFQVSSKRFSAKEALRLLYFTYLNEGFLSLWRGNSATMVRVIPYAAIQFSAHEEYKCILGRYYGFCGEALPPWPRFLAGALAGTTAASLTYPLDLVRARMAVTPKEMYSNIFHVFIRISREEGLKTLYFGFTPTVLGVIPYAGLSFFTYESLKSLHREYSGRPQPYPFERMVFGACAGLIGQSASYPLDVVRRRMQTAGVTGHQHGSILKTLRSIVREEGAVRGLYKGLSMNWLKGPIAVGISFTTFDLMQILLRQLQS